The following are encoded together in the Populus trichocarpa isolate Nisqually-1 chromosome 5, P.trichocarpa_v4.1, whole genome shotgun sequence genome:
- the LOC7485628 gene encoding uncharacterized protein LOC7485628, with protein sequence METPDSKTTTSPPQQQEPDLKRPKMSTTTSEDEDAATTTPGDDTTIKKQRYKRRKIAIFLTYCGVGYQGMQKNPGAKTIEGDLEEALFHAGAVPEHDRGIPKRYDWARSARTDKGVSAVGQVVSGRFYIDPPGLVERLHSNLSPQIRIFGYKRVTGSFNAKKFCDRRRYVYLIPVFALNPCSHRDRESVLASLGSGSELVKCLQCSERGRKVVGAVGKRSFESKSDVSPTEIWSNDKDTTLKSEIKEEVSGLMDNGDGDIRNSESVNETKVFQNEDSGKKSETTESGISSNSEDANANPEIKDEIMVSIENGDDKNTKSEEEAIKGSGFCYGEKEKERFNRILNYYLGSHNFHNFTTRTKAEDPSAQRYIISFDAKTTVAVEGIEFVKCEVVGQSFMLHQIRKMIGVAVAIMRNCASESLIQTALQKNVNINVPTAPEVGLYLDECFFTSYNQKWKDSHEELSMKDYEEEAEEFKMKHIYSHIATTEHKEGSVALWLHSLNHRNYPDLRACDNGDNITSEDNNGRESTMVENMT encoded by the exons atggaaACCCCTGATTCAAAAACCACAACATCACCACCACAGCAACAAGAACCAGACCTCAAAAGGCCCAAGATGTCCACTACAACCTCCGAGGACGAAGACGCCGCCACCACAACCCCCGGTGACGACACAACCATTAAAAAGCAAAGATACAAGCGCCGCAAAATCGCAATATTCCTCACATACTGTGGCGTTGGCTATCAAGGTATGCAGAAGAACCCAGGTGCCAAAACCATAGAAGGGGACCTCGAAGAGGCCCTTTTTCACGCCGGTGCTGTCCCTGAACATGACCGTGGCATCCCCAAGCGCTATGACTGGGCTCGTTCTGCTCGTACTGATAAGGGCGTGAGCGCTGTGGGACAGGTTGTCTCGGGCCGGTTCTACATCGACCCGCCTGGACTTGTGGAACGCTTGCATTCAAATCTTTCTCCTCAGATTAGGATTTTCGGGTACAAGAGAGTGACGGGTTCGTTTAATGCTAAGAAGTTTTGTGATCGGAGAAGGTACGTCTATTTAATTCCTGTTTTTGCTCTTAATCCTTGCTCGCATCGTGATAGGGAGAGCGTGTTAGCTAGTTTAGGGTCTGGTAGTGAGCTTGTTAAGTGTTTGCAGTGTTCAGAAAGAGGGCGTAAGGTTGTTGGTGCTGTGGGTAAGCGCAGCTTTGAATCAAAATCTGATGTTTCCCCAACAGAAATTTGGTCAAACGATAAAGATACTACTTTAAAATCAGAAATAAAAGAGGAGGTTAGTGGTCTTATGGATAATGGTGATGGAGATATTAGGAATTCTGAATCTGTTAATGAAACTAAGGTCTTTCAAAATGAAGACAGCGGTAAAAAATCTGAAACAACTGAGTCaggcatttcatcaaacagCGAAGATGCTAATGCCAACCCCGAAATTAAAGATGAGATAATGGTGTCCATTGAGAATGgtgatgataaaaatacaaaatcagaaGAGGAAGCGATTAAGGGAAGTGGATTTTGTTACGgagagaaggagaaagagagattCAATCGAATATTGAATTATTACTTGGGGAGTCATAACTTCCATAATTTTACCACTAGAACTAAGGCTGAAGACCCCTCTGCTCAGCGCTACATCATTTCATTTGATGCTAAGACTACAGTTGCTGTTGAAGGCATTGAGTTTGTGAAGTGTGAGGTTGTTGGGCAGAGCTTCATGCTTCATCAGATACGGAAGATGATTGGTGTTGCCGTGGCTATTATGAGGAACTGTGCATCTGAGTCGTTGATACAAACTGCTCTGCAAAA GAATGTTAACATCAATGTGCCTACGGCTCCTGAGGTTGGGTTATACTTGGATGAGTGCTTTTTCACATCATATAACCAGAAATGGAAAGACAGCCATGAAGAACTTTCCATGAAAGATTACGAAGAGGAAGCAGAGGAATTCAAGATGAAGCACATATACTCACACATTGCGACAACAGAACACAAGGAAGGATCAGTGGCTCTGTGGTTGCATTCTCTCAACCACCGAAACTATCCTGATCTCCGTGCTTGCGACAATGGAGATAATATCACCAGTGAAGACAATAATGGCAGGGAAAGCACTATGGTTGAAAACATGACTTAG
- the LOC7494664 gene encoding uncharacterized protein LOC7494664 translates to MATDSSLALSQSDQENLLEELGIFKIQGRDKGGRKVLLITGKHFPAREVSGEVLKKYLEEKIYPKLEEKPFSVVYMHTDVQRSENLPGISTLRSIYEDIPISVKNHLESIYFLHPGLQARLFLATLGRFLFSGGLYSKLRYVTRLEFLWDHVRRSEIEIPEFAYDHDEELEYRPMMDYGLESDHPGVYGGPSMDNNHLSLYSMRGIA, encoded by the exons ATGGCCACGGATTCCTCTTTAGCTCTATCTCAATCTGACCAAGAAAATCTCTTGGAAGAACTTGGTATTTTCAAGATTCAAGGCCGTGATAAAGGTGGGCGTAAGGTTCTTCTCATCACCGGCAAGCACTTCCCTG CTCGGGAGGTGAGCGGTGAGGTGTTGAAGAAATACTTGGAGGAGAAAATATAtccaaaattagaagaaaagccATTTTCGGTGGTGTATATGCACACAGATGTTCAAAGGAGTGAGAATCTCCCTGGGATTTCGACCCTTCGATCAATTTACGAGGATATTCCGATCAGCGTCAAGAATCATCTTGAATCTATTTACTTTTTGCATCCGGGGCTTCAAGCCAGGCTCTTTCTTGCCACTCTTGGTCGTTTTCTCTTCAGTGGAGG GTTATACTCGAAGCTGAGATACGTGACAAGGCTGGAGTTTCTGTGGGACCATGTGAGGAGGAGTGAGATTGAGATACCGGAATTTGCTTATGATCATGATGAGGAGCTGGAGTACCGTCCGATGATGGATTATGGATTAGAGAGTGATCACCCCGGAGTGTACGGCGGGCCATCTATGGATAATAATCATCTTTCATTGTATTCAATGCGAGGCATCGCGTAG
- the LOC7494665 gene encoding rop guanine nucleotide exchange factor 1, whose product MGSVSSEDWLDQVSERFELDSYSLSADVSGSESDTSSSSFSCRRYDLQGGASTSFTSSTPDFAGNSVSPLPLPVMLPVVGDRHVAASPDEMEEKPETDLSEIALMKERFAKLLLGEDMSGGGQGVCTAVAISNAITNLSASVFGELWRLEPLAPQRKVMWQREMEWLLCISDSIVELVPSMQEFPGGGTYEVMVPRPRSDLYVNLPALKKLDAMLISILDLFSESEFWYVDRGIVVAGDDDVEELPMSSSLRRPSIRQEEKWWLPFPKVPLAGLSEDTRKKLQQCRECTSQILKAALAINNSVLAEMEIPDTYFESLPKSGKACLGRIMYHYITAKHFSPDYLLDYLDLSSEYTTLEIANRIEAATHFWSQSYQNKHLIRARNGKSSWSGKVKGFVGEIPKRKLLAKRAEVLIHNLRLRFPGLPQTALDVNKIQYNKDVGHAIMESYSRVMESLAFNIMARIDDLLYVDDATKQRATTESASPCFQGQCGSRPSKQKWISSSHASFQHGPCSSALTVPTVGSSSEVIRITNGRKPHSLKKSNLRDSVDQTLEKLTV is encoded by the exons ATGGGGAGTGTTTCATCGGAGGATTGGTTAGATCAAGTGAGCGAGAGGTTCGAGCTCGACAGTTACAGTTTGAGTGCGGATGTGAGCGGATCGGAGAGTGACACTTCTAGTAGTAGCTTCTCATGCCGTCGTTACGATCTCCAAGGCGGCGCTTCCACTTCTTTCACTTCTTCGACTCCTGATTTCGCCGGTAATTCCGTTTCTCCTCTGCCGCTTCCGGTGATGCTACCGGTTGTTGGTGATAGACATGTTGCTGCTAGTCCCGATGAGATGGAAGAGAAACCGGAGACTGACTTGTCCg AAATTGCACTGATGAAGGAGCGGTTTGCTAAGCTTCTGCTTGGAGAAGACATGTCAGGTGGAGGACAGGGAGTTTGCACCGCCGTCGCCATCTCCAATGCCATCACCAATCTTTCTG CTTCTGTGTTTGGGGAGCTATGGAGATTAGAGCCATTAGCGCCACAAAGAAAGGTAATGTGGCAGCGAGAGATGGAATGGCTTTTATGCATAAGTGATTCCATAGTAGAGCTTGTACCATCAATGCAGGAATTTCCTGGTGGTGGGACTTATGAGGTTATGGTGCCTCGGCCACGTTCGGATTTATATGTGAACCTCCCGGCACTCAAGAAGCTTGATGCAATGCTGATTAGCATTCTTGATCTGTTTTCTGAATCTGAATTTTGGTATGTTGATCGTGGGATAGTAGTTGCTGGTGATGATGATGTGGAGGAACTTCCCATGTCTTCCTCTTTGAGAAGACCATCAATCAGACAGGAAGAAAAATGGTGGCTTCCTTTCCCTAAAGTTCCCCTGGCTGGTTTGTCGGAAGACACAAGAAAGAAGCTGCAGCAGTGTAGGGAGTGCACAAGCCAGATCCTTAAGGCTGCGTTGGCAATTAACAATAGTGTGTTAGCTGAGATGGAAATCCCAGATACTTATTTTGAGAGCTTGCCCAAG agtGGAAAAGCTTGCTTAGGCAGAATCATGTATCATTATATAACTGCCAAACACTTCTCCCCAGATTATCTTTTGGATTACTTAGACTTGTCATCAGAATACACCACTTTGGAAATAGCAAATCGGATAGAGGCTGCCACGCATTTCTGGAGCCAAAGTTACCAGAACAAGCACTTAATTCGTGCAAGGAATGGGAAGTCATCATGGAGTGGCAAGGTGAAAGGATTTGTTGGTGAAATACCCAAAAGAAAACTTCTAGCAAAACGAGCCGAGGTTCTCATACATAACCTAAGGCTACGTTTTCCTGGCCTCCCACAGACTGCTCTAGATGTAAACAAGATCCAATATAACAAG GATGTAGGGCATGCTATCATGGAGAGCTATTCTAGGGTGATGGAAAGCTTGGCCTTCAACATAATGGCAAGAATTGATGATCTCCTATATGTGGATGATGCCACCAAGCAACGTGCAACAACAGAGTCAGCATCTCCTTGTTTTCAGGGACAGTGTGGTAGTAGACCATCCAAACAAAAGTGGATATCATCTAGCCATGCTTCTTTTCAACACGGTCCTTGTTCCTCCGCATTGACTGTGCCAACTGTCGGCTCTTCCAGTGAAGTAATCAGGATTACTAATGGAAGGAAACCCCATTCTTTGAAGAAGAGCAATTTAAGGGACTCGGTAGATCAGACTCTAGAGAAACTAACAGTTTGA